In Nitrososphaerota archaeon, a single window of DNA contains:
- a CDS encoding uracil-DNA glycosylase family protein has translation MNNIGILMNPECRKLFEKINNRPFCKECQEKRAAFKEKEQKKGHYSNLLPGFSSLKINIPLDILIIGEAHGGRENLFREQKSLDSEVIEFNYFYRYEKLVTFHQKQMRELFDYLDNVNKTWVFTDLIKCFVWRKKRENEKIAISFCRRYLNEQIDFFKPRLILAIGIKVCKEYFGIKIDKLKHGKKYEISGKKIISCIFPSRNTADIWIENGGWEKIKEALNNSF, from the coding sequence TTGAACAATATTGGTATTTTAATGAATCCGGAATGTCGCAAGCTATTTGAAAAAATTAATAATAGACCCTTTTGTAAGGAATGCCAAGAAAAACGTGCAGCATTCAAAGAGAAAGAACAAAAGAAAGGCCATTATAGCAATCTTCTTCCAGGTTTTTCTTCATTAAAGATAAACATACCACTTGACATTCTTATAATTGGTGAGGCACATGGCGGACGTGAAAATTTGTTTCGTGAGCAAAAATCTTTAGATTCTGAAGTTATTGAGTTTAATTATTTTTATCGCTACGAGAAACTTGTCACATTCCATCAAAAGCAAATGAGGGAATTGTTTGATTATTTAGATAATGTAAACAAAACATGGGTCTTTACCGACTTAATAAAATGTTTTGTTTGGAGAAAGAAAAGAGAGAATGAAAAAATCGCGATCAGTTTTTGTAGAAGATACTTAAATGAACAAATAGATTTTTTTAAACCAAGATTAATCCTAGCAATTGGAATAAAAGTTTGTAAAGAGTATTTTGGGATTAAAATTGATAAACTTAAACATGGGAAAAAGTATGAAATTTCAGGAAAGAAAATTATTAGTTGTATTTTTCCAAGTAGGAATACAGCGGACATTTGGATAGAAAATGGAGGTTGGGAAAAGATTAAAGAAGCTTTGAATAATTCTTTTTAG
- a CDS encoding transposase — protein sequence MGYDGFKHKKGSKIHVCVDENSMPLSISLGNGNEHGSKRFNELLEGLDKIPKELYADSSYDNKEIRNKLSIMNIIPTKKHDIPV from the coding sequence ATAGGATATGATGGATTTAAGCATAAAAAAGGTTCAAAAATACATGTATGCGTAGATGAAAATTCTATGCCTTTAAGCATATCTTTAGGAAATGGAAATGAGCATGGTTCTAAAAGATTTAATGAATTATTAGAAGGATTAGATAAAATTCCAAAAGAGCTTTATGCAGATTCATCATATGATAATAAAGAAATAAGAAATAAGCTATCAATAATGAATATAATTCCGACTAAAAAACATGATATACCAGTATAA
- a CDS encoding transposase, with translation MEFIELSDFEWSLISSFLPPKPCRGRKAFVDDRMLLNGILYVLITGCRWMDMPRKYGSYKTAWKRLKKWQEKGIWDKIFKSLALMRSYDRVCVDSTTIEAKKGEN, from the coding sequence ATGGAATTTATAGAGCTTAGTGATTTTGAGTGGTCTTTAATAAGCTCTTTCCTTCCTCCTAAACCATGTAGAGGAAGAAAAGCTTTTGTTGATGATAGGATGCTACTTAATGGAATTCTATATGTTCTTATTACTGGTTGTAGATGGATGGATATGCCTAGAAAATATGGTTCTTATAAAACTGCTTGGAAAAGACTTAAAAAATGGCAAGAAAAAGGAATATGGGATAAAATATTTAAATCTTTAGCATTAATGAGGAGCTATGATAGAGTATGTGTGGATAGTACTACAATAGAAGCAAAAAAAGGGGAGAATTAA
- a CDS encoding DUF4268 domain-containing protein produces the protein MSLIIRKRNQPEVILKTENFEKDKNEEDLHKLLENNIDILAYNEDEKFYLLGSHLKIRGSEIDLLLTNEDGDLTIVELKRGRTPREVIAQILEYASILHNLDLDELEKKVDISKVFNKIKEVNPDLEYNEEQFFEKIKECLKSGKFNLLIVSYEIDETIKDIMNYLRDVYEVKIQGIEFKYYKDKNSEFEIFAMNPIGEEEVEEIENKELTPSEKRNIEIFSELLEDFKERNPGVTYRKSTKGNYLGIPAGYSGIHFEWVIHKDWVEVGLHFEKSNKDENLKILKFFQDKKSELENKIHEGLTFDENWGENWTRIYAKRSKDNLGDDVKKWMKDVMNAFYEKLKPYLDEYFSSFENEK, from the coding sequence ATGAGCTTAATTATTAGAAAACGAAATCAACCAGAAGTTATTCTTAAAACAGAAAATTTTGAAAAAGACAAAAATGAAGAGGATCTTCATAAACTTTTAGAGAATAATATAGACATATTAGCTTATAATGAAGATGAAAAATTCTATCTTTTAGGTAGTCATTTAAAAATTCGTGGCTCAGAGATAGATTTGTTATTAACTAATGAGGATGGAGATTTAACTATTGTGGAATTAAAGAGAGGTAGAACCCCAAGAGAAGTTATCGCTCAAATATTAGAGTATGCATCTATTTTACACAACTTAGATTTAGATGAATTAGAAAAAAAAGTTGATATTTCTAAAGTTTTTAACAAAATTAAAGAAGTTAATCCGGATTTAGAATATAATGAAGAACAATTTTTTGAAAAAATAAAAGAGTGTTTAAAGAGTGGAAAATTTAACTTATTAATAGTTTCTTATGAAATTGATGAGACTATAAAAGATATAATGAATTATTTAAGAGATGTTTATGAAGTAAAAATTCAGGGTATCGAATTTAAGTATTATAAAGATAAAAATAGTGAATTTGAAATTTTTGCTATGAACCCTATTGGTGAAGAAGAAGTTGAGGAAATAGAAAATAAGGAATTAACTCCATCAGAAAAGAGAAATATAGAAATTTTTTCAGAATTATTAGAAGATTTTAAAGAAAGAAATCCAGGAGTTACGTATAGGAAATCAACTAAAGGCAATTACCTTGGAATACCGGCTGGATATTCAGGTATTCACTTTGAATGGGTGATTCATAAAGACTGGGTTGAAGTAGGTTTGCATTTTGAAAAATCAAATAAAGATGAGAATTTAAAAATTTTAAAATTCTTTCAAGATAAAAAAAGTGAATTGGAAAATAAAATTCATGAGGGACTTACTTTTGATGAAAATTGGGGAGAAAATTGGACAAGAATATATGCAAAAAGAAGTAAAGATAATTTAGGAGATGATGTTAAGAAATGGATGAAAGATGTTATGAACGCTTTTTATGAAAAATTAAAACCATATTTGGACGAGTATTTTTCTTCTTTTGAAAATGAAAAGTAG
- a CDS encoding phospholipase D family protein, which yields MNLEVKFVQKLRDVLSRLANISRKINAAVAYVTNDGLDILDEMGLTLNKAVIGSAFNITEPSAIQRLLKARSEIRIAEVVGEFHPKIYLIPYDDSIAVIVGSSNLTRGGLEINEEANIILHGKKNEPPHIKYFRLF from the coding sequence ATGAATTTAGAAGTTAAATTTGTCCAGAAGTTGCGTGATGTTTTATCTCGATTAGCAAATATTTCTAGAAAAATTAATGCAGCAGTAGCTTATGTAACAAATGATGGTCTTGACATTCTAGATGAGATGGGCCTTACTTTAAATAAAGCAGTAATAGGTTCAGCATTTAATATAACAGAACCATCAGCCATACAAAGACTTCTTAAAGCAAGATCTGAAATAAGGATTGCAGAAGTAGTTGGGGAATTTCATCCAAAAATATATCTAATTCCATACGATGACTCAATAGCTGTAATTGTCGGTTCATCTAATCTTACAAGAGGGGGCCTTGAAATAAATGAAGAAGCTAATATAATTTTACATGGTAAGAAAAATGAACCCCCCCATATCAAGTATTTTAGATTATTTTGA